TTGCAGCGGGCCAGCGCCTCCGCCCCGTCGGCGGCCTCGATCACCGTGCCGACGCCCAGTTGCTTCAGCAGCCGCACCGAAACGCTGCGGGTCACCACCTCGTCCTCAACGACCAGCACCGCGCAGGAATTGAACGACACGGCCACCCTCGCGCTTCGTCCTGTGGGTTACCCAATGTGGGTTGCATCCGCATGATATATCAGCGCGAAAGAAACTCAAATGCGTGCGATCAGAATTTTCACGTCGGCCAGGGCGCGGTCGAGGGCGGCAGCGTCCCGGTGCGCCACCGCCGCATCGCCGCGCAGGGCCGCCTCTTCCACCGAACCGAAGAGGTCGGCGACCCGACCGGCCCCGGCGGTGCGGGCGGCGCCGGCCGCCGAATGGGCGGCGAGCCGGGCGCCGTCCAGGTCGCCGGCGGCCAGCCGCTCCTTCAGGGCGAGGGACAACGCGTCGGCGTTTTCCACGAACAGGGCGTAGAGCATGGTGACGGTGGGACCGGGTCCGCCGAAGTTGCGCAACATCGGCTCCATGTCGAGGATGTCCCGATCGCACGGAACCGCGGTGGCGG
This genomic stretch from Azospirillum sp. TSH58 harbors:
- a CDS encoding Hpt domain-containing protein: MPQPPPTLSDTPPATAVPCDRDILDMEPMLRNFGGPGPTVTMLYALFVENADALSLALKERLAAGDLDGARLAAHSAAGAARTAGAGRVADLFGSVEEAALRGDAAVAHRDAAALDRALADVKILIARI